From a region of the Primulina eburnea isolate SZY01 chromosome 7, ASM2296580v1, whole genome shotgun sequence genome:
- the LOC140836441 gene encoding BTB/POZ domain-containing protein At2g13690-like yields MPDSTAQSPRGRQPPSNRGRHWCCSFVTPPLSPEKPKFSRSYSSSSCGKKIEIPYNSPQTQQQKLPLSRWILSPGRVSPISDNPVSSSTPQKPLTRNNSLKVPLPRTHSETVSRDEVNSETFDVRLNLKGKNGGSLILELGSEVLVANSPVFADLISDYRKNQSGLCRIEVPDVENLNVFRETIELMFEDDIQKKLLNVGVFRAIHILEVSAGIKFTRGVSSCLKYLEAVPWAEEEEEKLRHLCSKLNIDDIAAKEISERIVGINCIDTQQTMTKQLIWSITTCTDTNARNDLKSLVKGLLSKSSVYKKNAPDLNKNDIFTICESCMGSLTTLLEEASDTDMGQKLRKRAKQRPLLEQISLQVNNLNWLLDILLEHQMAEEFVDLWTNQRELLKMHYTTSPLIRFELSRVSAMLFIAMGARKLHCRPETRLEFLKMWFRPILSDFGWLQRCRKGLDMKELEEAMGQMILTLPLKEQYTLFMEWLPSFTKNGTECPNLSKAFEIWWRRSFVKGSRTSAIEYR; encoded by the exons AAAGATAGAGATACCTTACAATTCCCCACAGACCCAACAGCAAAAGCTTCCTCTTTCTCGTTGGATTTTGTCTCCGGGTAGGGTGTCCCCTATTTCTGACAACCCGGTGAGTTCTTCCACCCCTCAAAAACCTCTTACTCGAAATAATTCCCTCAAAGTGCCGCTGCCGCGAACGCATTCTGAAACCGTTTCGAGGGATGAGGTCAATTCGGAAACTTTTGATGTGAGGTTGAATCTGAAGGGGAAAAATGGCGGATCCTTGATTCTCGAGCTGGGTTCTGAGGTTTTGGTCGCTAACAGCCCCGTTTTTGCCGATTTGATATCCGATTATCGCAAGAATCAGAGTGGATTGTGTAGGATTGAGGTGCCGGATGTGGAGAATTTGAACGTGTTTCGCGAGACTATTGAACtcatgtttgaggatgatattcAAAAGAAACTCCTCAATGTCGGTGTTTTTCGTGCCATTCATATACTGGAG GTGTCAGCAGGGATCAAGTTtaccaggggtgtttcttcatGCTTGAAATACCTCGAGGCAGTACCGTGGGCGGAAGAAGAAGAggagaagctgaggcatttatGTTCTAAACTAAATATTGATGACATAGCAGCAAAAGAAATTTCTGAAAGGATCGTTGGCATTAATTGTATCGACACCCAACAAACCATGACGAAACAGCTTATTTGGTCTATAACCACCTGTACTGATACCAATGCCCGAAACGATCTAAAATCTTTGGTGAAAGGTCTCCTTTCCAAAAGCTCGGTCTACAAAAAGAACGCTCCGGATTTGAATAAGAACGACATATTTACCATTTGTGAGTCATGCATGGGGTCACTCACGACTCTGCTCGAGGAGGCCTCGGATACTGATATGGGTCAAAAGTTGAGAAAAAGGGCAAAACAAAGACCTTTGTTAGAGCAAATCTCACTACAGGTAAACAACTTAAATTGGCTTCTTGATATCCTACTCGAGCACCAGATGGCTGAGGAATTCGTGGATCTTTGGACAAATCAACGTGAACTGCTCAAAATGCACTATACCACGTCTCCGTTGATTAGATTCGAACTTAGCCGTGTCTCTGCTATGCTTTTTATCGCAATGGGTGCCAGGAAGCTGCATTGTCGGCCAGAAACAAGATTAGAATTTCTTAAAATGTGGTTTAGGCCAATCCTATCAGATTTTGGGTGGCTGCAGAGGTGCAGAAAGGGGCTTGACATGAAGGAATTGGAAGAAGCAATGGGTCAAATGATTCTGACTCTTCCCTTGAAGGAGCAGTACACACTTTTTATGGAATGGCTTCCGAGTTTTACGAAAAACGGTACTGAGTGCCCGAATCTTAGTAAAGCATTTGAAATCTGGTGGCGAAGATCGTTCGTCAAGGGCTCCAGAACCTCAGCTATTGAATATAGGTGA